Proteins encoded within one genomic window of Desulfatiglans sp.:
- a CDS encoding BrnT family toxin, which translates to MGLLFEWDPKKAWRNIKTHGVSFDEASTAFSDPLSQTIEDPLHSEYEERFVLIGQSIQGRLLVIVHTIRWARVRIISARLATKKERLRYEENEE; encoded by the coding sequence ATGGGATTACTGTTTGAATGGGATCCGAAAAAGGCATGGAGGAACATAAAAACTCATGGTGTTTCTTTTGACGAGGCGAGTACGGCGTTTAGTGACCCGTTGTCACAGACAATTGAAGATCCCTTGCATTCCGAATATGAAGAGCGTTTTGTGCTCATTGGGCAATCCATTCAAGGGAGGCTTTTAGTTATCGTTCATACTATAAGATGGGCGAGAGTACGTATTATCAGTGCCAGGCTGGCAACAAAAAAAGAAAGGTTAAGATATGAAGAAAATGAAGAATGA
- a CDS encoding type II toxin-antitoxin system Phd/YefM family antitoxin produces MKLLSVRELKSKSSQVWIDLSEQKEMIITNNGKPIAILSSVNENNLEQVLSAFRKTRAVQAVNSMQYESVRRGTDKISLEQINEEIKAVRSKRKK; encoded by the coding sequence ATGAAGTTATTGAGTGTAAGAGAACTAAAATCCAAATCTTCTCAGGTATGGATTGATCTCTCTGAACAAAAAGAGATGATTATCACAAATAATGGAAAACCGATTGCCATTCTATCGTCGGTAAATGAAAACAACCTTGAACAGGTCTTGTCTGCATTCAGGAAGACGAGAGCAGTTCAGGCTGTTAACTCAATGCAGTATGAATCGGTACGCAGGGGGACAGACAAGATATCCCTGGAACAAATCAATGAAGAGATAAAAGCAGTACGTTCAAAGCGGAAAAAATGA
- a CDS encoding putative toxin-antitoxin system toxin component, PIN family gives MIIVLDTNVLVSGLLSPFGNSGEIIRMVSTGKLVLEYDSRILSEYREILNRPKFQFNKEMIAAFVEFIKSTGQVVSASPLKIQLPDPDDAPFLEVAIEGDSEYLITGNKKHYPAKYCKEIKVLSPNEFIDTYQKAIASE, from the coding sequence ATGATAATCGTCCTTGATACAAATGTTCTGGTCTCAGGGCTTCTTTCACCCTTTGGAAACAGTGGCGAAATCATTCGTATGGTTTCTACCGGAAAACTGGTTTTAGAATATGATTCAAGAATCTTATCAGAATACAGAGAAATCCTTAACAGACCCAAATTCCAGTTTAATAAAGAAATGATTGCGGCTTTTGTTGAATTTATAAAGAGTACCGGTCAGGTAGTTTCAGCTTCACCATTAAAAATACAACTGCCAGATCCTGATGATGCACCTTTTCTTGAGGTTGCTATTGAAGGAGACTCTGAATATCTGATTACAGGGAATAAAAAACATTACCCAGCAAAATATTGTAAAGAGATCAAAGTGCTGTCCCCAAACGAATTTATTGACACCTATCAAAAAGCAATAGCATCTGAATAG
- the priA gene encoding primosomal protein N', which translates to MAEAKKHTVGVAICAPLEGIFTYSVPDGFLPDIAIGKRVLVPVRNREVTGYIVETFRGNTPTDYELKDIKDILDRAPLFGPNLIPFFRWISEYYMHPLGMVIQSALPGGLNAHQFKSGVITEKGIEAIDSYDITPDQRNLLVWVRENPGKRLPSPLYRFYQLENRGLITIELHQQKERTGPLKWTYVRCRDDKNIRDILNARGISLKADNEVAFLECITAEDGLPLRILCEKFSNGGYLVDKWVKRGVLEKYQKEVARINHSVEEIIRSPQPLLSEQQGNCLSAMKRVMDKGKFSTFLLYGVTGSGKTEVYYNAISHAISLNRQAILLVPEIALTIFTEGLFRSRLGNRVAIFHSGLSDGERYEQWIMMAKGKIDLVIGARSALFAPLNRLGLIIVDEEYDSSYKQEESPRYQARDAAVARGKMENAVVVLGAGTPSVQSYHNTEKGQYHLLQMPERVEQRPLPDIRIVDMKTVLETGHADKKTLLSKVLKNALKENYERGKQAILFLNRRGFSKIYLCPACGESVKCPNCDLTLTYHLHARELVCHYCEYRIAPDNRCPLCRHEGMIPYGFGTEKLEHELADGIPYARIARFDRDTTRKKGQIDKILKSFSNNELDILVGTQMVTKGYDFPNVTLVGVVSADLSLGFPDFRAGERTFQIISQVAGRAGRGVDRGQVIIQTFNPGHYAIEAAKNHDYATFYTREKQMREMLKYPPFGYLACIRFSGNVNNDTKAGAEKIAHEMKHILANWPREGKTIQVLGPAEAPLSKLRGKYRWQILLKSKNSNVLHYFLERVRDASTPMLKGSGVSMMIDIDPYQML; encoded by the coding sequence ATGGCAGAAGCAAAGAAGCATACTGTAGGGGTGGCAATATGCGCCCCCCTTGAAGGTATCTTTACCTATTCGGTGCCTGATGGTTTTTTACCAGATATCGCTATCGGTAAAAGGGTGCTTGTGCCTGTGCGGAACAGGGAGGTCACAGGTTATATCGTTGAAACATTCAGGGGAAATACCCCAACCGATTATGAGCTGAAAGATATAAAGGATATCCTTGATCGCGCACCTCTGTTTGGCCCCAATCTTATCCCATTTTTCAGGTGGATATCAGAATATTACATGCACCCTTTAGGCATGGTTATACAATCAGCGCTGCCCGGTGGTCTTAATGCGCACCAGTTCAAGTCAGGGGTCATTACAGAAAAGGGTATTGAGGCGATTGATTCATATGACATTACCCCGGATCAGAGGAATCTGCTTGTCTGGGTCAGGGAGAACCCGGGGAAGCGCCTTCCCTCTCCCCTTTACAGGTTTTACCAGCTTGAAAACCGTGGGCTGATCACCATTGAACTACATCAGCAAAAGGAGAGGACAGGCCCGCTTAAGTGGACATATGTGAGGTGCAGGGATGATAAAAATATCAGGGATATCCTGAATGCAAGGGGTATCAGCTTAAAGGCGGATAATGAGGTCGCCTTTCTTGAGTGTATTACAGCAGAGGATGGCCTGCCTTTAAGGATACTTTGTGAAAAGTTTTCCAATGGTGGTTACCTTGTGGACAAGTGGGTAAAAAGGGGTGTGCTTGAAAAATATCAGAAAGAGGTAGCAAGGATAAACCATTCGGTTGAGGAGATAATCCGGAGCCCTCAGCCACTCCTGTCGGAGCAGCAGGGGAACTGTCTTTCCGCCATGAAAAGAGTTATGGATAAAGGGAAGTTTTCCACATTTCTTTTATATGGGGTAACAGGGAGCGGTAAGACAGAGGTCTATTATAATGCCATCTCTCATGCCATATCATTAAACAGGCAGGCGATCCTGCTTGTGCCGGAGATAGCGCTTACCATATTTACCGAGGGGCTGTTCCGTTCAAGGCTTGGCAACAGGGTCGCTATTTTTCACAGCGGGCTCTCTGATGGTGAGAGGTATGAACAGTGGATCATGATGGCAAAGGGTAAAATAGACCTTGTTATAGGTGCAAGGTCTGCCCTCTTTGCCCCGCTTAACAGGCTTGGCCTTATTATCGTTGATGAGGAGTATGACTCATCATACAAGCAGGAGGAGTCGCCAAGGTACCAGGCAAGGGATGCGGCTGTTGCAAGGGGAAAGATGGAGAATGCGGTTGTAGTGCTGGGTGCAGGCACGCCATCTGTACAGTCATATCACAACACGGAAAAAGGGCAGTATCACCTCCTTCAAATGCCTGAGAGGGTGGAACAGCGGCCTTTGCCCGATATACGAATAGTGGATATGAAGACCGTGCTTGAGACAGGGCATGCGGATAAAAAGACACTATTAAGCAAGGTATTAAAAAATGCCCTTAAAGAGAATTATGAGAGGGGAAAGCAGGCCATCCTCTTTTTAAATAGGAGGGGGTTCAGCAAGATATACCTCTGCCCCGCATGCGGTGAATCAGTTAAGTGCCCCAACTGTGACCTCACACTCACTTACCACCTGCATGCAAGGGAGCTCGTCTGCCACTACTGTGAATACAGGATAGCGCCTGATAACAGATGCCCTTTATGCAGGCATGAGGGGATGATCCCCTATGGGTTTGGCACGGAAAAGCTTGAACATGAACTTGCAGATGGCATCCCATATGCCAGGATAGCAAGGTTTGACCGTGACACCACCCGGAAAAAGGGGCAGATAGATAAGATTCTTAAGAGCTTCAGCAATAATGAACTGGATATACTCGTGGGCACCCAGATGGTGACAAAGGGGTATGATTTTCCGAATGTCACGCTGGTTGGTGTGGTCTCTGCTGATCTCTCCCTGGGCTTTCCTGACTTCAGGGCAGGGGAGCGCACCTTCCAGATAATCTCTCAGGTTGCTGGACGCGCTGGCCGTGGTGTTGACAGGGGTCAGGTTATTATACAGACCTTTAACCCCGGTCATTATGCGATAGAGGCAGCAAAGAATCATGACTACGCAACCTTTTACACCCGTGAAAAACAGATGAGGGAGATGCTGAAATATCCGCCATTCGGTTATCTTGCATGTATCAGGTTTTCAGGTAATGTAAATAATGACACAAAGGCCGGTGCGGAAAAGATCGCTCATGAGATGAAACATATCCTTGCTAACTGGCCAAGGGAGGGGAAAACCATTCAGGTCTTAGGCCCTGCGGAGGCGCCTCTCTCCAAGCTCAGGGGTAAGTACAGGTGGCAGATACTTTTAAAAAGCAAAAACAGTAATGTGCTCCACTACTTTCTTGAGCGGGTAAGGGATGCATCAACCCCCATGCTTAAAGGGAGCGGTGTAAGCATGATGATTGATATAGACCCCTACCAGATGCTTTAA
- the mtgA gene encoding monofunctional biosynthetic peptidoglycan transglycosylase, which yields MVKTGKKGLLFRIVRLFTQLLFLLIMLSLLEVYAIRFINPPVTIPVITIRIHNIFSSRDLVIPKGEWRSMKDISPNLVRAVMAGEDQRFISHSGFDYQELNKTVKDIVKRKRVRGASTITMQMARSVFLWKGMNIVRKLLEAYYTVLIEAVMPKVRIMELYLNSVDWGTGVIGAEAASRKYFHKSASELTAEEAALMAAILPNPHRWSPVRPSSYVLARQRSILKSMNKMHL from the coding sequence ATGGTAAAGACAGGAAAAAAGGGATTGCTCTTCCGGATCGTAAGGCTTTTTACACAGTTATTGTTCCTGCTCATTATGTTATCGCTCCTTGAGGTATATGCAATAAGGTTTATAAATCCTCCTGTTACTATACCGGTTATAACGATCCGGATACATAATATTTTTTCATCCAGAGATTTAGTTATACCAAAGGGCGAATGGAGATCAATGAAGGATATATCTCCAAACCTGGTCAGGGCAGTGATGGCAGGAGAGGATCAGAGGTTTATCTCCCACAGCGGTTTTGATTACCAGGAATTGAACAAGACTGTAAAGGATATTGTAAAGAGGAAAAGGGTGAGGGGGGCATCCACTATAACAATGCAGATGGCCCGCTCTGTTTTTTTATGGAAGGGCATGAATATCGTTAGAAAGCTACTTGAGGCATACTATACTGTGCTGATAGAGGCAGTAATGCCAAAGGTGAGGATCATGGAGCTGTACCTGAATTCCGTGGACTGGGGTACCGGGGTTATAGGCGCTGAGGCGGCCTCAAGGAAATATTTTCATAAGAGTGCATCCGAACTTACTGCTGAAGAGGCAGCACTTATGGCGGCCATATTGCCAAATCCCCATAGATGGTCGCCTGTAAGGCCAAGCAGTTATGTGCTGGCCCGTCAGAGGAGTATACTTAAAAGTATGAACAAGATGCATCTGTAA
- the mazG gene encoding nucleoside triphosphate pyrophosphohydrolase encodes MTDLKSREELAASIIELVELTEKLRSPEGCPWDREQTYASVKMYLLEECYEALDAIEKEDYKEMCIELGDLLFMIVFLAQLSHEKALFSMTDIIKNIVKKMKFRHPHVFGDMVVENSEEVKQNWQKLKMQEKGNINKTASSIVEEVPLCLPALLRAHRLSKKASKSGFDWKTKEDVWEKVKEEFKELSDAIKDGERSRVREETGDLFFSLVNLARHWDFNSEELLRDANSKFVDRFKRMDHELNSSGIKLGEASFEDMNSAWDKIKKKTESD; translated from the coding sequence ATGACCGACCTGAAAAGTAGAGAAGAGCTGGCTGCATCGATTATTGAGCTGGTTGAGCTTACCGAAAAACTGAGGAGCCCTGAGGGCTGCCCCTGGGACAGGGAACAGACTTACGCAAGCGTGAAGATGTATCTGCTTGAGGAGTGTTATGAGGCCCTTGATGCAATCGAGAAAGAGGATTACAAAGAGATGTGCATCGAGCTTGGCGACCTCCTCTTTATGATCGTGTTTCTGGCCCAGCTGAGCCATGAAAAGGCCCTGTTCAGCATGACTGATATCATCAAAAACATTGTTAAAAAGATGAAATTCCGGCACCCCCATGTGTTTGGTGACATGGTTGTAGAGAATAGCGAAGAGGTTAAGCAGAACTGGCAGAAACTAAAGATGCAGGAAAAGGGAAATATAAATAAAACAGCATCCTCCATAGTTGAGGAGGTGCCCCTCTGTCTTCCTGCACTTTTAAGGGCACACAGGCTGAGTAAAAAGGCCTCAAAGAGCGGGTTTGACTGGAAAACAAAAGAGGATGTGTGGGAGAAGGTCAAAGAGGAGTTTAAAGAACTTTCAGATGCAATAAAAGATGGGGAGAGGAGCCGCGTCAGGGAAGAGACAGGTGATCTCTTTTTCAGCCTTGTTAATCTTGCACGGCACTGGGATTTCAACAGTGAAGAGCTGTTAAGGGATGCAAACAGCAAGTTTGTTGACCGGTTTAAAAGGATGGATCATGAACTTAATTCTTCCGGCATAAAGCTTGGCGAGGCATCCTTTGAAGATATGAACAGTGCCTGGGATAAGATAAAGAAAAAGACAGAGAGTGATTGA
- a CDS encoding CvpA family protein, translated as MNILDYIILVPLLYFTVKGIVRGLIREVASLAGIILGIWLGMVYQQELSMVLRDYLPDNRFIPLISIALIFVLFVILCNLAGWGIRLIFKKASLGWFDRLTGGLFAVIKTIFLAYVFIIILTFYTPKNGPMISESFLAPWIIRSYQSITGLVSPDHYDKWKKKIVGQADRLNSIIKEKDKNDRPEK; from the coding sequence ATGAATATTCTGGACTATATCATACTTGTTCCCCTTTTATACTTTACCGTCAAGGGCATTGTAAGAGGGTTAATCAGGGAGGTGGCATCCCTTGCCGGTATCATCCTGGGCATATGGCTCGGCATGGTGTATCAGCAGGAACTATCAATGGTCTTAAGGGATTATCTGCCTGATAACAGGTTTATCCCGCTCATAAGTATTGCCCTGATATTCGTACTGTTTGTAATTCTCTGCAATCTGGCGGGATGGGGTATAAGGCTAATTTTCAAAAAGGCATCGCTCGGATGGTTTGACAGGCTCACGGGCGGGCTTTTTGCTGTGATAAAGACCATATTCCTTGCCTATGTGTTTATAATTATACTTACCTTTTATACACCTAAAAACGGCCCCATGATATCCGAATCCTTCCTTGCGCCATGGATTATCAGGTCATACCAGTCTATCACGGGCCTTGTATCACCGGATCATTATGATAAATGGAAAAAGAAGATAGTGGGGCAGGCTGACCGACTAAACAGCATCATAAAAGAAAAAGACAAAAATGACCGACCTGAAAAGTAG